In Rhodamnia argentea isolate NSW1041297 chromosome 4, ASM2092103v1, whole genome shotgun sequence, the following proteins share a genomic window:
- the LOC115750808 gene encoding putative clathrin assembly protein At5g57200, with the protein MGTFESFRKAYGALKDSTKVGLAKVNSEFKDLDIAIVKATNHVECPPKERHVRKIFSATSVVRPRADVAYCIHALSKRLSKTRNWIVALKTLVVIHRTLREGDPTFREELLNYSQRGHILQISNFKDDSSPLAWDCSAWVRTYALFLEERLECFRILKYDIETERLTKSSPGSTKAHSRTRLLNGDELLEQLPALQQLLYRLIGCQPEGAAYCNYLIQYALALVLKESFKIYCAINDGIINLVDMFFDMSRHDAVKALNMYKRAGQQAENLADFYEYCKGLELARNFQFPTLRQPPPSFLATMEEYIKEAPQTGSVSKRLEYRETDNLSLKMEEPAEPSESEKQVEEVEEKHEVVEEVEEKQPKEEVEDPPLISTADSGDLLGLNEVNPKAAELEENNALALAIIPPGGDPLSSANHGLSLMDMSSGSGWELALVTTPTVDISKPVERRLAGGFDNLLLDSLYEDEAARQQIQLQNAGYAQGMAVQLHNPFDQHPHHHQPQHDPFAMSSNIAAPTNVQMALMAQQQQQLWQQQQQHNAMMMVPYDSVMQYSQPHHQQPQHMPQAGGSSNPFGDPFPSFPQHPMQQQENHHLL; encoded by the exons ATGGGCACGTTCGAGAGTTTCAGGAAGGCGTATGGAGCGCTCAAGGATTCCACCAAGGTTGGCCTGGCAAAAGTCAACAGTGAATTCAAG GATTTGGACATAGCCATCGTGAAAGCGACCAACCATGTTGAATGTCCGCCCAAGGAGCGCCACGTCCGAA AAATCTTTTCGGCAACATCAGTTGTGCGGCCGAGGGCAGACGTCGCGTACTGCATCCATGCGCTTTCGAAGAGACTATCCAAGACGCGAAATTGGATA GTGGCGTTGAAGACTTTGGTAGTCATTCATAGGACTTTGAGAGAGGGAGACCCAACATTTAGAGAAGAGCTGTTGAACTATTCACAAAGAGGGCATATTCTTCAGATTTCCAACTTCAAAGACGATTCAAGCCCTCTTG CATGGGATTGCTCTGCGTGGGTGCGGACTTATGCTCTCTTTCTTGAGGAACGACTCGAGTGCTTTAGAATATTGAAGTACGACATTGAAACCGAGCGCTTAACCAAATCATCTCCAGGATCAACAAAG GCACACAGCAGAACGCGACTTTTGAATGGGGATGAATTGCTAGAACAATTACCGGCATTACAACAGCTTCTTTACCGCCTTATCGGTTGCCAA CCTGAGGGAGCAGCTTATTGCAATTATCTCATACAGTATGCCTTGGCCTTGGTACTAAAAGAGAGCTTCAAAATATATTGCGCCATTAACGACGGAATCATCAACCTTGTGGACATG TTTTTCGACATGTCAAGACACGACGCTGTCAAGGCGCTCAATATGTACAAAAGAGCCGGACAGCAG GCTGAAAATTTAGCGGACTTTTATGAGTACTGCAAGGGCTTGGAGCTAGCAAGGAATTTTCAATTTCCAACGCTAAGACAG CCACCTCCATCATTTCTTGCAACTATGGAAGAATACATTAAAGAAGCTCCTCAGACAGGTTCTGTGAGTAAAAGGCTG GAATATCGAGAAACCGATAACCTATCACTGAAGATGGAGGAACCTGCCGAACCATCAGAGAGCGAAAAACAAGTTGAAGAGGTTGAAGAGAAACATGAAGTGGTagaagaagtggaagagaaGCAACCCAAGGAAGAGGTTGAAGATCCGCCATTGATATCAACAGCAGATTCCGGCGATCTCCTT GGTTTGAATGAAGTAAACCCTAAAGCTGCAGAGCTAGAGGAAAACAATGCCTTGGCCCTTGCAATTATACCACCCG GCGGCGATCCGCTATCTTCTGCTAACCATGGATTAAGTTTAATGGATATGTCGAGTGGTTCTGGTTGGGAGCTAGCACTGGTTACCACTCCTACCGTCGACATCAGCAAACCCGTGGAAAGGAGATTG GCCGGTGGATTTGACAATCTATTGCTCGATAGCTTGTATGAGGATGAAGCCGCGAGGCAACAGATTCAGTTGCAAAATGCAGGGTACGCACAAGGAATGGCCGTGCAACTGCACAATCCATTCGATCAACATCCGCATCATCATCAACCACAACACGACCCATTTGCGATGTCCAGCAACATAGCCGCCCCGACCAATGTTCAAATGGCCTTGATGGctcaacagcaacagcaactgtggcagcagcagcagcaacacaaCGCGATGATGATGGTGCCATACGACTCAGTGATGCAGTATTCACAACCGCATCATCAGCAGCCTCAGCACATGCCACAAGCAGGTGGTTCTTCCAATCCATTTGGAGATCCGTTCCCTTCTTTTCCACAGCATCCAATGCAACAGCAAGAGAACCACCATTTACTCTAG
- the LOC115750809 gene encoding (DL)-glycerol-3-phosphatase 2 → MARRGTITHVIFDMDGLLLDTEKFYTEVQEIILARYNKTFDWSLKAKMMGKKAIEASRVFVEETGISDVLTAEDFLVEREEMLKTMFPTSELMPGASRLIRHLHAKGIPICLATGSHRRHFELKTQRHGELFSLMHHVVLGDDPEVKQGKPSPDIFLAAARRFEGGLVDPLNILVFEDAPSGVNAAKNAGMFAVMVPDPRLDCSFHDAADQVLKSLLDFDPSDWGLPLFEEQKS, encoded by the exons ATACGGAGAAATTTTACACAGAAGTCCAGGAAATCATACTTGCAAGATATAATAAAACATTTGATTGGTCTCTCAAGGCAAAAATGATGGGAAAGAAAGCAATTGAAGCTTCTCGAGTCTTTGTTGAAGAAACTGGAATCAGTGATGTTCTCACTGCTGAGGACTTTCTAGTGGAAAGGGAAGAGATGTTAAAAACAATGTTTCCCACAAGCGAGCTAATGCCAG GGGCTAGCCGCTTGATCAGACATCTTCATGCAAAAGGGATACCCATCTGCTTGGCAACAGG TTCCCATCGGCGCCATTTTGAATTGAAGACTCAAAGACATGGTGAACTTTTTTCCTTGATGCATCATGTTGTGCTTGGTGATGACCCTGAAGTCAAACAAGGGAAGCCATCACCAGATATATTTCTGGCAGCAGCCAGGAGATTTGAG GGGGGATTGGTCGATCCACTCAATATTCTTGTGTTTGAAGATGCTCCATCAGGAGTTAATGCAGCTAAAAATGCTGGGAT GTTTGCAGTTATGGTGCCAGATCCCAGGCTTGATTGCTCTTTTCATGATGCAGCAGACCAAGTATTGAAATCTCTGTTGGATTTCGATCCATCAGATTGGggtttgcccctctttgaagaACAGAAAAGCTGA